The Symphalangus syndactylus isolate Jambi chromosome 6, NHGRI_mSymSyn1-v2.1_pri, whole genome shotgun sequence genome contains the following window.
ACTCTTCTTTTTTATGGTCTCTTCCTCTGATAGGTAAAAGCAGAGTTGTTAGAAACCTTTGTCTTTCGTTCCTCCTTAGGATTCAGCCCtgatggaggctgaggaggcccaGCATGGAGcctctcctcccatctctgccataGAGGAATTCAGCATTATCCCTGAGGCTCCCATGAGGAGCAGCCAGGTCTCTGCCTTGGGGCTTGAAGCTCAAGAAGATGAGGACCCATCCTATAAATGGAGAGAGGAACACAGACTCTCAGCAACACAGCAGAGCGAGTTAAAGGATGTGTGTGACTATGCGATTGAGATGATGCCTTCTTTTCCCAAGGACGGTTCTGCAGATGTGGAGCCCAATCAGGAAAGCCTTGTGGCTGAGGCCTGTGACACTCTGGAACACTGGGAAGCAGTACCCCAGAGCCTGGCAGGCCGACAAGCAAGGACTCTAGCTCCCCCAGAGCTCTGGGCCTGCCCCATTCAGAGTGAGCATCTAGACATGGCCCCATTTTCCAGTGACCTGGGAAGTGAAGAAGAGGAGGTGGAATTTTGGCCAGGACTTACTTCTTTGACATTGGGATCTGGACAggcagaagaagaagaggaaaccTCTTCGGATAACTCTGGTCAGACCAGATATTATTCTCCCTGCGAAGAGCATCCTGCAGAGACCAACCAGAATGAAGGCTCTGAAAGTGGGACTATCAGGCAGGGGGAAGAGCTGCCATCTGAGGAGCTGCAGGAAAGTCAAGGGCTCTTGCATCCCCAGGAGGTCCAAGTTCTGGAGGAGCAGGGACAGCAGGAAGCAGGATTTCGGGGGGAAGGAACTCTGAGGGAGGATGTTTGTGCCGATGGGCTATTGGGGGAGGAACAGATGATAGAGCAGGTTAATGGTGAAAAGGGAGAACAGAAGCAAAAACAGGAACAGGTACAAGAAGATGTGATGCTTGGGAGACGAGGAGAAAGAACGAGGCTCACTGGGGAACCAGAGGGTCTGAATGATGGTGAGGGGGAGCAGGAGGATATGGAGAGGACGGCTCAGGTTCAGGGAGGTCCAGAacagggagaagagaggaagagggagctgCGGGTGCCAGAAGGGAATAGGGTGGACTCTCAGGACGAGAAGAGTCAAAGCTATGTGGGAAAATCAGAGGAAGTAACTGGAAAGCAAGAAGATCATGGTCTAAAGGAGAAAGGGGTGCCAGTTGGCGGGCAGGAGGAGAAAGAGCCAGGCAGTTGGGATGGAggcaggctgggggcagggggaggagcgAGGAGCAGGGAAGAGGAGAATGAGCATGATGGGCCTTCGATGCCCGCTCTGGTAGCCCCTGAGGACTCTCCTCACCGTGACCTGTTTCCAGGTGCCTCATATCTCGCGACTCAGATTCCCGGGACTCAGACAGAGTCCAGGGCTGAGGAACTGTCCCCCACAGCTCTGTCTCCCTCGCTAGAGCCCATCAGATGCTCTCACCAGCCCATTTCTCTATTGGGCTCCTTTTCGACTGAGGAGTCACCTGACAAGGAAATAGCTCAAAACAGCCGGCAAGAGGAATCCAGGCTGAGGAAGGGAACAGTGTCCAGCCAAGGGACTGAGGTGGTCTTTGCCAGTGCATCTGTGACTCCCCCAAGGACACCAGATTCAGCTCCTCCCAGTTCTGCTGAAGCCTCCCCCATCACACCTGCCTCGGTATCTGCCAGGCCCCCAGTTGCCTTTCCCAGGAGGGAAACCTCTTGTGCTGCACGTGCTCCAGAAACTGCCAGTGCCCCTCTCTCAATGGATGATTCAGCTCCCTGGGGCACTTCTGAGATGTGCCCGGCTGCCCTCCATGGCTTCCCCTCTGCCGGGGCCAGCCCTCCCAGGCCCCCAGCCAACTCCACAGGCACCATCCAGCACTTACAGAGTGACTCCTTCCCTGGTTCTCACAGGACAGAGCAGACTCCAGACCTGGTGGGAATGTTGCTTTCCTGCTCCCACTCAGAGCTGCCCCAGAGGCCCCCCAAACCTGCCATCTACAGCTCTGTGACCCCAAGAAGGGACAGAAGGAGTGGTAGGGACTGCAGCACCATTTCAGAATCCCCTACTGCCTTATCCACGCTGAAGCAGGACTctcaagaatccatctcaaatcTAGAGAGGCCCAGCAGTCCTCCCAGCATGCAGCCCTGGGTCTCCCCACATAATCCAGCCTTTGCCACAGAGTCTCCCGCCTACGGTTCTTCCCCATCCTTTGTCTCCATGGAGGATGTGAGGATCCACGAACCTctgccccctcctcccccagAGAGGAGGGACACCCATCCCTTCGTGGTGGAGAGAGATGGCCATCCTCGTGTGGTGGTTCCCACACTGAAGCAGCATAGCCACCCTCCTCCATTGGCCCTAGGTTCAGGGCCGCATGCCCCCCATAAAGGCCCACTTCCCCAAGCCTCTGACCCCACTGTGGCCAGGCAGCACCGAGCTCTGCCATCTACCCCAGACAGCTCCCACCATGCTCAGGCCACCCCCAGGTGGAGATACAACAAGCCGCTACCCCCTACCCCTGATTTGCCACAGCCCCACCTTTCTCCCATTTCTGCTCCTGGTATCTCAAGGATCTACAGGCCTCTACCCCCGCTACCCATCATAGACCCTCCCACCGAACCACCCCCATTACCCCCAAAGTCCAGAGGGAGGAGCCGGAGCACTCGGGGAGGACATATGAACTCAGGGGGTCATGCCAAAACAAGACCTGCTTGTCAAGACTGGACAGTCCCCATCCCTGCCTCTGCTGGACGCACCTCCTGGCCCCCGGCCACAGGTAGATCAACAGAGTCTTTCACTTCCACCAGCAGGAGTAAGAGCGAAGTGTCCCCTGGCATGGCTTTCAGCAACATGACAAACTTCCTAAGCCCCTCTTCCCCTACCACTCCCTGGACTCCGGAGCTCCAGGGACCCATCCCTAAGGATGAAGCAGGGGTCTCAGAACACCCTGAGGCCCCTGCAAGAGAACCTTTGAGAAGGACAACCCCTCAGCAAGGAGCCAGTGGCCCAGGGAGGTCACCTGTGGGCCAAGCAAGGCAGCCAGAAAAACCCAGCCATCTGCACCTGGAGAAGGCGTCCAGCTGGCCCCACAGGCGGGACTCAGGGAGGCCACCAGGGGACAGCAGTGGACAGGCTGTGGCTCCTAGTGAGGGGGCCAACAAGCACAAGGGCTGGAGCCGGCAGGGCCTGCGCAGACCTTCCATCTTGCCTGAGGGCTCTTCAGGTGAGCAAGAACCAGGACCGCAGTGATGCATCAGATCAAGCATTTCCCAGCTCTTCCCACCTCATCCCATCTTCTGTCCCCAGGGTTCCTAACATTCCCTCTGCTGGCTTCACTCACATGTGTGCCTAACCTCAACACAGAGAGAGTCCCGAAGCGCCCTCCAGGCTCCTTGGGatgctcttccttcttcttcccctctatctccctgtctctccctcaACCAGCACCTTCTTTGGATGTCCCAAGGTTATTTTGGACTCCCTTCTACTCTTCAGTTACACTCCCCTGCTTGCTGTCCTCCTGGGTATTAGAAAAGGCCTCCTATGCTTGTCCCAGTCCCATCCTGACCCGTGGCTCAGGACGTCACTGGTACTGGTCTCCTTCACACTCTCTGCTTTGCCACTTTCTTCCCTCCCAGTTTCCCAGTAAAGCCCATTTTCCCTTCTGGACCCCTACATCTCCTGCTCTAGGTCTTCTTTGGCTCTCTCTATCCCTCTGAAATCTCAGTTATCTTCCCCATTTCCACTTTTAGATTCAAGAGGTCCAGCCATGGAGAAATATCTGGGACCCTCGGACCCTGTTGTTTTTCGGTAAGTCACCCTCTCCCCTAACAGCCACACTGCACTCTCTTCACTTGGGATACTGAGAGTCCCCTAGTGAGGATTTCAGTTGATAAGGGTTCTGAGACCCCAAATGGCTCATTCCTGTTTCTTCTGGATgtaaggaggagaagagagagatgcCAGGATGCCAGCTTAGGGAGATTGTCTTTATCTACTTCATTCGGTCAGCCGAGCCTACGAGTCATCCATCTTCCCAAGCCCTATGGCTGTGAACTAAACCCCACAAAAGCTCCATGTTAGCCCAAGTGGTTCAAGCTGCAACTCTGTGCCTCTCCAGGGGATTTGGTCTTGACATCCCAGCACACATCCCAGAGGCTAGAGACTTTGTTCCCCACAGTCACCTGGGGTGCTCTGTGTCTAATGGCCAGTAGGTACCCCAGAGCCCTTCTTTACTccacagggagaaaaaaacaaaggaggTGATGGGAGGCTTTTCAAGACGCTGCTCCAAGCTCATCAACTCCTGTGAGTACCTTGAAATGGAACTATAGACCCAGGTGGGCATTCTGCCCAGCACTGGAGAGGGGTTTGTGGCTGTCAGCAGTGGGGTGGGGATGTCCCTAGCGAGAAGGCATTGCAGAAGATCTGTTTCCCTGCCTCCGCTCACTGTCCCTTcttcctgcttttcttccttcccatgCTTTTTTGCCCTGCAGCCCAGCTGCTTTACCAGGAGTATAGTGATGTTGTCCTGAATAAGGAGATCCAGAGCCAGCAGCGGCTGGAGAGCCTGTCCGAGACATCCGGGCCTAGCTCTCCGCGGCAGCCTCGGAAGGCCCTGGTCTCCTCCGAGTCGTACCTGCAGCGGCTCTCCATGGCCTCCAGCGGCTCCCTCTGGCAGGAAATCCCCGTGGTGCGCAACAGCACCGTGCTGCTCTCCATGACCCACGAAGACCAAAAGCTGCAAGAGGTACTGGGCAGGCCGCAGTGGGGAGGGGGCTACAGAAAAGATGACAAGGTCTGGTTTGCTAGCATTCTTCTCTCCTGCTCAGCACTGCCACGAAGAGTCGGCTGTCCCCACCACACAGGCGCGTGTAAATGCCACAGCTGTGGGTCATGTCCATTCTGAAGAAGTTGAATTGTTTTCTGGCTTTCACCACCTCCCCTTCCATCCTCATCTCTTCATGCCATAGGACACTTGCTCCTACCTGCTGTTGGTCTGGACTATACAGGGTGGCCATTGCCTCTGAATTTGTGTGGAGGAATGTGGAGTTAATCCCATCATCACTGCTGTTTCAGGGTAGAGGAAAGCTTCCCTGTTCAGCCAGGGTGTCAGGCTACACTACAGTTTTCGTCTTTAGACAAGGCACATTCCGGGGCTCTTTGTTGGGTCCCTTGAAGAGGGCCCCTTGCAGCTGTCCTGTGGTCCATCAATCTAACAGGGGCCTTAGAGTGATCAGCAGTCCCTGCTTGGTTGTTACTCCCAATAGCAAGACTGAACTAGAGGCTGtttgtcactgcagcctcaacctcctgggctcgagcaatcctcccgcctcagcctcccaagtagctaggactacaggtatgtgccactatgcctagctaattttttaatttttcgtaaagatggtgtctcactatgttgccccagttttctcgaactcctgggctgaagcaatactcccgcctcagcctcccaaagtgctggaattacaagcatgagccactgagcccggccacaGAGCCCACTTTAATATTTCCAATTTACCTTTGCCCAAACGACATGATCTTTctaagcctcggtttcctcatttgtaaaactgagATACAAACAGTTACTGTAAGAATCAAGAAACAtgaatgcctggtacatagtaattTCTCAAAAAACGTTGACTTTTCATTTTAAGTAAGCCAGACCTAGGTTCGAAACATGACTTCACCATTTACTAGCTTAGGCAGCCTTATAACTTCActaaatctcagtttcctcacttgcaaATTGAGGATAATAATGCCCACCTTTCAGGGTTGCTGAAtggtttaaatgaaataatgcatatctAATTTAGCAGTAATATTTGATGTATAGTTTGATAAATATTAGTGCCATACTCTCTGCCTATCAGAGGCAGGGAAGAGTAAACTTTGGGCCAGGAGGACTTATGGATAGACAATGCTTTTACCAAGTCAGAGACAGAATACATTGTTAGACTTTGCAAAGCTCAGACTTGAGAGCCCTGTTCTGGCTGCAAATTTTTAAGCACAGAgaagatatttagaaaataactGATCTTCCCCATATTTGTTGACCAAACAGTGGGAGATGACATGAGTTCTAGCTCTCTTTTACCAACTCCAGCATACTGGGAAGTCCAGCAGGGCTCCTATTCCAGCCCTGGTCTCATGTTTGAGAAGAAAGGGCTTTACATTTCTATCTGTTAAACACACATACTCATTTTATAAAGTAGCACCTCTGGGGTTCACAAAGTGCTTTCACAGGCTCCATTTCTTTCGACTGTTGCTTCTTCCACAGTGAGATGGGGGTCACTATATCCACATAAAAGGACAAGAAAagtgagattcagagaggttaaatgagcCACCCAAAGTCAGTCATGTAGTGAATGTTAGAGCAAGGATGCAAATGAGCCTTCAGTGTCCCTGTTCAGGGTTGTTGTATGGGAGGGTCATCTGGCTGTGTCATTGGTCATCCAAGTCATCACCAGGGTGTGTGTGTCTCCTGTCTCTTTTCTATCCAGGCATCTCTCTTGAGGCCACATGCTTGGATGAAAAGCATGAGGAGCCCAGCTAGAGGCATGGTCATGAGTCATAGCGCCCCTTGCTGGAACCTCCAGACAGTTTCTTATATGCTGGGCATGCATTAAACCACAGCTGCGCCATCTTGTTCTCAGATATCCTGCTTCTGTCTCCTGCTTCTCATCTGTCCTCAAACCTCAAACTGAGCTCATCACCTTCGTCCCCTAAATCTATGCCTTTTCAAAGTTCTCTGGCTCAGTAAATGACTCCATCGTTCACCCAGGTGCCCGACTCAAAAAGCTTTTGCTGTGAGTACAAAACATTAGCTTTGAACCTTCCTTCGGTTTGAGGCCCCATTTCTAGCAAATAATCCAACCCTTCCAATTCAACcccataaataattataaaattaatctacTTCTCTTCAGCTCCATGGCTATTCAGGCCTTCATCTCTCATATGGAATTATTACAACAGTTTCTTAACGTGGCTTTtgcttcttttcatcttttcttctcattgtgcttagaaataactttataaaaaacaggctgggcacagcggctcacacctgtaatcccagcactttgggaagccgaggcgggtggatcagctgaggtcaggagctcgagaacagcatggccaatatggtgaaaccctgtctctactaaaaatacaaaaattagctgggcgtggtggtgcatgcctgtcatcccagctactcaggaggctgaggcaggagaatcgcttgaacctgggatgcggaggttgcagtgggctgagatcatgccactgcactccaacctgggtgacagagcgagactccatctcaataataaaaaaaaaaaaccgcagaaataactttataaaaaacaaatctgCTGAAGTTATTCTCCTATGTAAAGCCTGTTTTCATTATCCCATTGTCTTAAGTCCAAACAATTTTACATTGTTTACATTACCCTTCAGGCCTCCTCGACTGCTGCAGCTTTATCTCTTGCCACTACTGCTGTATACTTGGTTCAAAAAATGCTCAATTTATTTAGTTTAGTTagttggtttatttgtttgtttttcgatggggtctcactctgtcacccaggctgaagtgcagtggcgcaatctcggatcactgcaacctcacctcccaggcacaagcaatccttctgtctcagcctctcaaatagctgggcctacaggtgcatgccaccacacccggctaatttttgtattttttgtagagacagggtctctctacgTCGCCCAGCCTGGTCctgaactcccagactcaagtgatgcacccacctcagcctcccaaagtgttgggattacaggcgtgagccgctgcgcccagtcTACTTagcttttttaatataaatttcattgtgtatattcaagatatacaacatgatgttatgggatacatataaATAGTAACAGAATTACcctagtgaagcaaattaacatattcatctcACTTTGTTActcatttttttgttcttgtttttgtgttATTTAGATTTCTTGAAAGCATATTTTTCTCTTATACCTTTGAAGGCCTATACCTGTGCTTCAACCCTAGATTAAATCCTACTCAAATGCTCTTCCCCTCCCCGCAGATCAACTTAGGTTCTTGTGTGACTGTGAACCATAAAAGGATCTTGCTCACTGCTCTACTCCCAAAACATTACACAGTGGCTGGCATATTCCAGGGGGTAAATAAAATCCTTAATTAATCTTCCTCATCTCCAACCTCCTAGGTCAAATTTGAGCTGATTGTGTCAGAGGCCTCCTACCTGCGCAGTCTAAACATAGCTGTGGATCATTTCCAACTTTCAACCTCACTCCGGGCCACACTTTCCAACCAGGAGCACCAATGGCTCTTCTCTCGTTTACAGGATGTGCGAGACGTCAGCGCCACGTGAGACTCCCTTTCTCCCAAATACCACTCACTCAGCCTCACTGTTGTTAGGCTTTAAATGTTCCGTTATTTTTCTCCCCCTCTTAGAAACCCTCTCCTTTTCACAGTTATGGGATGAaattgggcctcagtttcttccatgATTCCCGATGGCCATAGGAAGAAGAATAGCAAGAAGAGAAGAGGGCCTGTGGGTGGATAGATCCATTAATGGATAAGTAAATGAGCAACGCTGCCTGGGTTGAGGTTTTGGATTACTGTGGTCATGCACTGCATTGGAGATGAGGTGGAAAAACGATCTAAAGATCAGAAAACCTGAACAGGAtcaaaagaagaatgagaaacggaATATTAGAATAAAAGTGTTAAATCAGGCTCAAACTCAGGACAGTTTTGGAGCGAATTCTAGTGCATAGCAAGGAGCACAGAGCAGAGAGTCAATAGAAGTTGTTGGCTAATGGAGTGAAGAAGTCACCAGCTCAGTGTGCATCAGGGGCCAGTCAACTGCTTAGCTGAGGTCCAGAAGTCTCATGAGACTGGTTTAAATCCTGTACAGGTTCCTTTCAGACCTGGAAGAGAACTTTGAGAACAATATCTTCTCCTTCCAAGTGTGTGACGTAGTCCTGAACCATGCCCCAGACTTCCGCCGGGTCTACCTGCCTTATGTCACCAACCAGACCTATCAGGAACGCACCTTCCAGAGCCTGATGTGAGACTCATCCCCTATTCAATCCCGATGTAGGCCCTGCAGTGACCATGCACCAGTCCCCAGCCCAGAGGGCTATCCCAACAGCACACTTTCTCCATCCCACCCTCCATATTGGTTCCCCCAGCCATCACATCTGAGAGCCCTGTACATCAGCTCCCACAGCTCTTTCCCAGCCCACAGATACTCCACTGACCTCCCTTCCCCGCGACTTCACTGCATCCCCCATTGCTCCCCACATCCCCCCTCCCCTAAGGCTCGCTGTCCATGCAGGAATAGCAACAGCAATTTCCGAGAGGTCTTGGAGAAGCTGGAGAGCGACCCCGTCTGCCAGCGTCTTTCCCTCAAGTCCTTTCTGATTCTGCCCTTCCAACGCATCACCCGCCTCAAACTGCTGCTCCAGGTAGGGCAGATGCTACCTTGATCCTCTCCCCTTAACTCAAAGGGATGCCCTCAGGAAGACCCACAACAAAGGACCAACCATTCTTCTGCCAGGTGTCCACATCCTGTCTCCCTGCTGCCCACTGCCTGCTTGCTTAGAAATATTTGCAGCTGAAATGTGGTCCCTGGGCTTCTCCATTCACCAGCCCCCAatcatttcttcctgtttcccaTTTCTTCTTCCTGTCTCACTCCTGCCTACTGTCTGTTCAATAGAACATTCTGAAGAGAACACAGCCTGGTTCCTCggaggaggcagaggccacaAAGGCGCACCATGCCCTGGAGCAGGTAGGCAGCCACCACCTCCGCTCTGACCCTCTGTGTATTCTTCTCAGAGAGGTCGTTCCCACCTAGGCCCACAACTCCAGGGAGCATGAGAGGTGGGACCCTGTTGGGAGAGCTCAGCCACCTCCCTGCATACACCAAACTTCCAAATATACACACCCCACGGCCACCTCTCCCACGCTGAGCACACTCCACATCAAGGGACTGTGCCCTCTCCACCATCACCCTCACATTCAGTCTCACTTTTGCTCAGTCCAGGAATGTTCTGCCAGGTGATACAAAGTTGTCTAGGACTTGTGCTTGATGCTGCCTGCCcaattccagcctgggaaaaatgaCCGAGGCTGTCATGACCTATTTCCAGATTGCTTGCAGGGGACTCAAAGGTCAAAGCCTCTAACACAGTGCCCTTCCCCTTTCCTCACTCTCTGCATCCCTAGCTGATCTGGGACTGCAATAACAATGTCCAGAGTATGCGACGGACAGAGGAGCTAATCTACCTGAGCCAGAAGATTGAGTTTGAGTGCAAAGTGAGTTGGTCCCATGCACCCCATCCCTGCCCATGAACTCCCTTAACATGTCCTGCAGATCACCCCCTAACCTGGAACCACCTTGCTCACATtatccccagcccctcccctcatTTCTGCCcgccttctgttctgttccatttctgGGAGGCCTACTTTGGTCTCCAagacatattgctaagtgaaaagaaaaggtaaagaatTGTGTGTATATTATATCATCTTTGGTATTAAAGTGGGAGGATACAAATCTATACAGGTGTCTGCTTGTGTGTGCATAAGGAAACTCTGGaaggagaataagaaaaaaagaaacagtggttACCTGAGGACAAGGGGGGCG
Protein-coding sequences here:
- the ARHGEF5 gene encoding rho guanine nucleotide exchange factor 5 encodes the protein MEAEEAQHGASPPISAIEEFSIIPEAPMRSSQVSALGLEAQEDEDPSYKWREEHRLSATQQSELKDVCDYAIEMMPSFPKDGSADVEPNQESLVAEACDTLEHWEAVPQSLAGRQARTLAPPELWACPIQSEHLDMAPFSSDLGSEEEEVEFWPGLTSLTLGSGQAEEEEETSSDNSGQTRYYSPCEEHPAETNQNEGSESGTIRQGEELPSEELQESQGLLHPQEVQVLEEQGQQEAGFRGEGTLREDVCADGLLGEEQMIEQVNGEKGEQKQKQEQVQEDVMLGRRGERTRLTGEPEGLNDGEGEQEDMERTAQVQGGPEQGEERKRELRVPEGNRVDSQDEKSQSYVGKSEEVTGKQEDHGLKEKGVPVGGQEEKEPGSWDGGRLGAGGGARSREEENEHDGPSMPALVAPEDSPHRDLFPGASYLATQIPGTQTESRAEELSPTALSPSLEPIRCSHQPISLLGSFSTEESPDKEIAQNSRQEESRLRKGTVSSQGTEVVFASASVTPPRTPDSAPPSSAEASPITPASVSARPPVAFPRRETSCAARAPETASAPLSMDDSAPWGTSEMCPAALHGFPSAGASPPRPPANSTGTIQHLQSDSFPGSHRTEQTPDLVGMLLSCSHSELPQRPPKPAIYSSVTPRRDRRSGRDCSTISESPTALSTLKQDSQESISNLERPSSPPSMQPWVSPHNPAFATESPAYGSSPSFVSMEDVRIHEPLPPPPPERRDTHPFVVERDGHPRVVVPTLKQHSHPPPLALGSGPHAPHKGPLPQASDPTVARQHRALPSTPDSSHHAQATPRWRYNKPLPPTPDLPQPHLSPISAPGISRIYRPLPPLPIIDPPTEPPPLPPKSRGRSRSTRGGHMNSGGHAKTRPACQDWTVPIPASAGRTSWPPATGRSTESFTSTSRSKSEVSPGMAFSNMTNFLSPSSPTTPWTPELQGPIPKDEAGVSEHPEAPAREPLRRTTPQQGASGPGRSPVGQARQPEKPSHLHLEKASSWPHRRDSGRPPGDSSGQAVAPSEGANKHKGWSRQGLRRPSILPEGSSDSRGPAMEKYLGPSDPVVFREKKTKEVMGGFSRRCSKLINSSQLLYQEYSDVVLNKEIQSQQRLESLSETSGPSSPRQPRKALVSSESYLQRLSMASSGSLWQEIPVVRNSTVLLSMTHEDQKLQEVKFELIVSEASYLRSLNIAVDHFQLSTSLRATLSNQEHQWLFSRLQDVRDVSATFLSDLEENFENNIFSFQVCDVVLNHAPDFRRVYLPYVTNQTYQERTFQSLMNSNSNFREVLEKLESDPVCQRLSLKSFLILPFQRITRLKLLLQNILKRTQPGSSEEAEATKAHHALEQLIWDCNNNVQSMRRTEELIYLSQKIEFECKIFPLISQSRWLVKSGELTALEFSASPGLRRKLNTRPVHLHLFNDCLLLSRPREGSRFLVFDHAPFSSIRGEKCEMKLHGPHKNLFRLFLRQNTQGAQAEFLFRTETQSEKLRWISALAMPREELDLLECYDSPQVQCLRAYKPRENDELALEKADVVMVTQHSSDGWLEGVRLSDGERGWFPVQQVEFISNPEVRARNLKEAHRVKTAKLQLVKQQA